One genomic segment of bacterium includes these proteins:
- a CDS encoding MmcQ/YjbR family DNA-binding protein has protein sequence MNIEQIREYCLKKKGVAEDFPFDEETLVFKVCGKIFLLASLESVPLQINLKCDPEKAIDLREEYDSVQPGYHMNKKHWNTVIIDGNISEQKIKEWIDDSYYLVSAGLKKSDLKKLKK, from the coding sequence GTGAACATAGAGCAAATAAGAGAATATTGCCTAAAGAAAAAAGGTGTAGCAGAAGATTTTCCCTTTGATGAAGAAACACTAGTATTTAAAGTTTGTGGAAAAATATTTTTACTTGCTTCCCTGGAAAGCGTACCACTGCAAATAAATCTTAAATGCGATCCGGAAAAAGCTATCGATTTGAGGGAAGAATATGATTCTGTTCAACCTGGTTATCATATGAATAAAAAACATTGGAATACCGTAATAATAGACGGGAACATTTCCGAACAAAAAATTAAAGAATGGATTGATGATTCATATTACCTCGTTTCAGCAGGATTGAAAAAATCAGATTTGAAAAAGCTTAAAAAATAA
- a CDS encoding T9SS type A sorting domain-containing protein, which translates to MKKCILFLFLLPSMVMAQNYFNVDFSGTFPPTGWTIDAHSANWSANNSNNAGGTAPEARLNWSPQFTGDSRLISPAINTTGKTVVTVEFKYNLDHYGGPYTIGVATRSGGGSWNTVWSKVNPTGSVPATTEVVTINNANVGASDFQICWFFSGDSYNLNYWYIDDLKLFVPLAHDVMVKDILVDPTYPPATNFTPQAILKNFGLNSETFDATCTIKLGGSQVYSQNCSPVTLVAGAEQTVSFPSYVLNAANDLYEITVKTNLAGDMDPSNDLRTEYFNTYTTDREMVILEIGTGTWCVYCPGAQMGGEDLVNNGHSVAVIENHNGDPFTNSYSDARNAYYGINGYPTAVFDGVDYFVGGSNTQSMYQNYLPIYENRKALMSAFSVDIFGTNSGLDYNILVKLNRLANIPPTWNNLVVHLVLTETDIPFSWQGQTQVDYCQRLMIPNENGTAVDLINNSYIEVPLSFSKNSAWVTEKCQLSAFIQNLSTKEILQGDKVWLTELQPVPVELTSFTAQASSEGVTLKWTTATELNNHGFEIEKSPNGTEFYTIAFVPGAGTTTEATEYSYIDDVDYKGGETFFYRLKQVDLDARVNYSSIVEVVFDVPKDFVLHQNYPNPFNPSTTIKYAVPRTSLVTIKVYDLTGQEVSSLVNEMKEAGTYEIKFDLHSLASGVYVYRMTADNFSSARKLNILK; encoded by the coding sequence ATGAAAAAATGTATACTTTTTCTTTTTCTTCTGCCCTCTATGGTAATGGCGCAGAACTACTTCAATGTAGATTTTAGTGGAACATTTCCTCCAACAGGCTGGACAATTGACGCTCATTCTGCTAACTGGAGTGCAAACAACAGTAACAATGCTGGTGGTACCGCACCTGAAGCTCGGTTGAACTGGTCACCGCAGTTTACTGGTGATTCAAGATTAATTAGTCCCGCAATTAACACTACTGGTAAAACGGTAGTCACTGTAGAATTCAAATATAACCTCGACCATTATGGTGGACCATACACAATCGGAGTTGCAACCAGATCCGGAGGTGGTTCCTGGAATACAGTGTGGTCCAAAGTAAATCCAACAGGCTCGGTACCTGCAACTACCGAAGTAGTAACAATTAATAATGCAAATGTTGGTGCTTCGGATTTTCAAATATGCTGGTTCTTTTCTGGTGATTCATACAACCTTAATTACTGGTACATCGACGACTTAAAATTGTTCGTACCACTTGCACACGATGTTATGGTAAAAGATATTCTTGTTGATCCCACATATCCGCCGGCAACTAATTTTACGCCGCAGGCAATATTGAAAAACTTCGGATTGAATTCTGAAACTTTTGATGCAACCTGCACAATTAAACTCGGCGGAAGCCAGGTTTATTCACAAAACTGTTCACCGGTAACTTTAGTTGCGGGTGCTGAGCAGACTGTATCATTTCCGTCCTATGTATTGAATGCAGCAAATGATCTTTATGAAATTACAGTGAAGACAAATCTTGCCGGTGACATGGATCCATCGAATGACTTGAGAACCGAATATTTCAATACGTATACGACCGATAGAGAGATGGTAATACTTGAAATCGGAACGGGAACATGGTGTGTTTATTGTCCGGGCGCTCAGATGGGCGGAGAAGATCTTGTCAACAATGGTCATTCAGTTGCGGTGATTGAAAATCATAATGGAGATCCGTTCACAAATTCTTATTCGGATGCAAGGAATGCTTATTATGGAATAAATGGATACCCCACAGCCGTCTTTGATGGAGTAGATTATTTTGTGGGCGGCAGCAATACACAGAGTATGTATCAGAATTATCTCCCAATATATGAAAACAGAAAAGCACTAATGTCAGCATTTTCAGTAGATATTTTTGGAACAAATTCAGGGTTGGATTATAATATTCTTGTGAAGCTTAATAGATTAGCTAACATACCTCCAACATGGAATAATCTTGTTGTTCATTTGGTATTAACAGAAACCGATATTCCATTCAGCTGGCAGGGACAGACACAGGTTGATTACTGTCAGAGATTAATGATTCCGAATGAAAACGGAACTGCTGTTGATTTAATTAATAATTCATATATAGAAGTTCCATTGTCATTCAGCAAAAATTCAGCATGGGTAACTGAAAAGTGTCAGCTCTCTGCATTCATTCAGAATTTGAGCACGAAAGAAATATTGCAGGGAGATAAAGTCTGGTTAACGGAATTACAACCAGTACCGGTCGAGCTGACTTCATTCACTGCTCAAGCCTCTTCTGAAGGTGTGACTCTTAAATGGACCACAGCAACTGAATTGAATAACCACGGATTTGAAATAGAAAAATCTCCAAATGGAACGGAGTTCTATACAATCGCTTTTGTCCCTGGTGCCGGAACTACCACCGAAGCAACAGAATATTCATATATTGATGATGTTGATTACAAAGGTGGAGAAACCTTTTTCTACAGATTAAAACAAGTTGATCTTGATGCAAGAGTTAATTACAGCAGTATTGTTGAAGTTGTGTTTGATGTTCCGAAAGATTTTGTTTTGCATCAAAACTATCCAAACCCGTTTAATCCTTCTACAACAATTAAGTATGCAGTTCCAAGGACAAGCCTCGTAACCATTAAAGTTTACGACTTAACCGGGCAGGAAGTTTCTTCTTTAGTTAACGAAATGAAAGAAGCCGGAACTTACGAAATCAAATTCGATCTGCATAGTCTTGCATCAGGTGTTTATGTATACAGGATGACAGCTGATAATTTCAGCTCGGCAAGAAAATTGAACATTCTGAAATAA
- the dat gene encoding D-amino-acid transaminase, with protein MICYINEKYLSISDIKISPFDRGFLFADGVYESIRTYNKKLFRYGDHLDRLKRSLKETRIDFKDLEAIENILYELMIKNEIENEALAYIQITRGSAIPRTHHFPEEKTEPTVFISVRELVENSEEQNNGVKVILREDVRWLRCDIKSISLLPVVLASQKATEQDAADAILVRDGLITEGTHTNFFAIKNEIVYTAPKSRLILEGITRKFVLELCEKFKVDYCEEFINKEELKSFDEFFITSTTKEITPVVEIDYWKINNGKPGKITLSLQSLFKKIVEDY; from the coding sequence ATGATTTGTTACATCAACGAAAAATATCTTTCTATTTCAGATATTAAAATTTCCCCCTTCGATCGAGGCTTCCTCTTTGCCGATGGCGTTTATGAATCAATCCGAACTTACAATAAAAAGCTTTTCAGATATGGAGATCATCTTGATAGATTAAAAAGAAGTCTGAAAGAAACCAGAATCGATTTTAAAGATCTTGAAGCAATTGAAAATATCCTCTATGAACTGATGATAAAAAATGAAATTGAGAACGAAGCTTTAGCATATATTCAGATTACGCGTGGCTCAGCGATCCCAAGAACTCATCATTTCCCAGAAGAAAAAACCGAACCTACAGTTTTTATTTCAGTGAGAGAGTTAGTTGAGAATAGTGAAGAACAAAATAATGGGGTCAAAGTAATTCTTCGGGAGGATGTGCGCTGGTTGAGATGTGATATTAAATCTATTTCACTTTTGCCGGTTGTTCTTGCAAGTCAAAAAGCTACCGAGCAGGATGCTGCTGATGCAATTTTAGTACGGGATGGACTAATCACAGAAGGAACCCATACAAACTTTTTCGCTATAAAAAATGAAATTGTTTACACTGCCCCAAAATCAAGACTGATTCTTGAAGGAATAACAAGAAAATTTGTTTTGGAACTGTGTGAAAAATTCAAAGTTGATTACTGCGAAGAATTCATTAATAAGGAAGAGTTGAAAAGTTTTGATGAATTTTTTATTACCAGCACTACAAAGGAAATTACTCCTGTCGTGGAAATTGATTATTGGAAAATCAACAATGGAAAACCAGGGAAAATAACGTTATCACTTCAGTCACTTTTTAAAAAAATTGTTGAGGATTATTGA
- a CDS encoding H-type lectin domain-containing protein codes for MKNLLLTLGLFLMISAVAFSQTQVLSGTWGGNKDTKYYTLHENTGERKFTVEVNFLKPFENKPDVVCGITMIDVDKGTAIKYAVKPISVSRDGFTVEMKTWGDTKILSVGGFWVAHADNSMGSGE; via the coding sequence ATGAAAAATCTATTATTAACACTCGGATTATTCTTAATGATATCTGCTGTTGCATTCAGCCAGACACAGGTTCTCAGTGGAACATGGGGTGGTAACAAAGACACAAAATATTATACACTGCATGAAAATACCGGCGAAAGAAAATTCACAGTTGAAGTTAATTTCTTAAAACCTTTTGAAAACAAGCCTGATGTCGTTTGTGGTATCACAATGATTGATGTCGATAAAGGCACTGCTATAAAATACGCTGTTAAACCTATTTCCGTATCGAGAGATGGATTCACAGTTGAAATGAAAACCTGGGGCGATACGAAGATATTAAGTGTTGGTGGTTTTTGGGTAGCTCATGCTGACAACTCAATGGGTTCCGGCGAATAA
- a CDS encoding Omp28-related outer membrane protein produces MLKRFSFLLSSVVILISCNTNPPTSVEILPTGNIVLNLSIDNSTNITAVNKVVLIEDFANVSCVPCVTSNKIIESLTEITYGRSKLVAVKFPTYFPAPNDLFYLAAKEICDTRIVYYNIFSAPTTIIDGTLRPISTDSNSVKSAIDTRLAVTPRFGINVDAALEGDYTVNVAIKFVDTSSINLSDLVIHTILTETDIEFEQAPGSNGETKFYDVTRLMLPSKDGIPIRQFIDQGELSYSFEDALLSSWNLEKLNFVIFIQNKSTKEVYQTGSTFD; encoded by the coding sequence ATGTTGAAGAGGTTTAGTTTCCTTTTATCAAGTGTAGTAATTCTAATAAGCTGCAATACGAATCCACCTACTTCTGTGGAAATATTGCCAACAGGGAATATAGTACTGAATTTGAGCATAGATAATTCTACGAACATTACTGCAGTAAACAAGGTTGTTCTGATTGAGGATTTCGCGAATGTGAGCTGCGTTCCCTGTGTTACATCCAATAAAATAATTGAAAGCCTGACTGAAATAACATACGGCAGAAGCAAACTGGTTGCAGTAAAATTTCCAACATACTTTCCAGCACCAAATGATTTATTCTATCTGGCAGCCAAAGAAATTTGTGATACAAGAATAGTCTATTACAATATTTTCTCTGCTCCTACTACGATAATAGATGGAACTTTAAGACCAATTTCCACAGATTCAAATAGTGTCAAATCCGCAATTGACACAAGACTCGCAGTCACTCCGAGATTCGGTATTAATGTTGACGCAGCTCTTGAAGGTGACTATACTGTTAATGTAGCTATCAAATTTGTTGATACCTCTTCAATAAATTTGAGCGATTTGGTAATTCATACAATCCTGACAGAGACTGACATTGAATTCGAGCAAGCGCCAGGATCAAATGGCGAAACAAAATTCTATGACGTAACCCGATTGATGCTGCCAAGCAAAGATGGTATTCCTATCCGCCAATTCATTGATCAGGGAGAACTTTCTTATTCCTTTGAGGATGCATTGCTTTCCTCCTGGAATCTGGAGAAACTGAACTTTGTAATCTTCATTCAGAACAAAAGTACAAAGGAAGTTTACCAAACAGGATCTACTTTCGATTAG
- a CDS encoding Omp28-related outer membrane protein yields MNIKLRNLAIIVSIAFAAIVLSQDSFAQTQRNPVLEEVTGTWCQYCPCGHDVMAQIKANIPNAIMIGYHGPANISSDPFSFFFGNSIISTFGFTSYPTAVIDRVSGIQSRGVWSGLMNNRNSVPATVAIDVDRSYNKLTREFSATIDFTALANLTGQYNFNVILLEDGLVWNQVGNVSAGCIGGPNYIHKHVVRDMMNGALGQEIINGSWSVNEVITKTVNRTIPHPGGSGPDITPDSCRIVVLVYKVGSPLSSNAEIQQAIEMDLTSPDYVITLTSSSEDMIIENNGIAEFTAVVRNEGLLNDTYYVDVTMSAPAGWTADFTTLNGTFPIGVRDSVDVLSGDTLVVDMSVSPNILNGFGDITVQFTSKNDPNITGSSNFRVVTTTGVPGLVIDASGEGYGDLVTNGLEQEFEYPFGIVSREALTTSVDLTNFTLICWSSGNAYPVLTEDNVDALISFLGNGGRLLINGQNIGEDIFDASGQSQFAQSFYNNYLHSNYLSQWAQSFSFNGLPGDPISDQLSFQLNSVYEKDPDEFIPFDANAASLFKVGVSSRYNSIRADDGVNRVVYLGFGLEQINDQATKDSIVARSVRWLMNGIVLDNSDKGAIITSYSLDQNYPNPFNPATTISYSIPEESQVSLKIYDVMGSEVAELVNGRQLAGMYNVNFDASSLASGTYFYKLTAGNFVSVKKMVLIK; encoded by the coding sequence ATGAACATAAAACTACGTAACCTGGCGATAATCGTGAGCATAGCATTTGCTGCAATCGTACTCTCACAAGATTCATTCGCTCAAACCCAGAGAAATCCTGTACTTGAAGAAGTTACCGGAACCTGGTGTCAATATTGTCCTTGTGGACATGATGTTATGGCTCAAATCAAAGCCAATATTCCAAATGCTATAATGATCGGCTACCACGGCCCAGCAAACATTTCCTCAGATCCATTTTCTTTTTTTTTCGGTAACTCAATAATCTCGACATTTGGATTCACTTCTTACCCTACGGCAGTGATAGATAGAGTTTCTGGAATTCAAAGCAGAGGTGTATGGTCCGGGTTGATGAATAATAGGAACTCAGTTCCCGCAACTGTTGCAATTGATGTAGACCGCAGTTATAATAAATTGACAAGAGAGTTTAGTGCAACAATTGATTTTACTGCATTAGCAAATTTAACAGGCCAATATAATTTCAACGTTATTCTTTTAGAAGATGGATTAGTGTGGAATCAGGTTGGGAATGTTTCTGCGGGTTGTATAGGCGGGCCAAATTATATTCATAAGCATGTTGTTAGAGATATGATGAATGGAGCACTTGGACAGGAAATAATTAATGGTAGTTGGAGCGTAAACGAGGTAATTACTAAAACGGTTAATCGTACCATTCCTCATCCAGGTGGCTCGGGCCCCGATATTACTCCGGATAGCTGTAGAATAGTCGTGCTAGTTTATAAAGTTGGTTCCCCACTTTCAAGTAATGCGGAAATTCAGCAAGCAATAGAAATGGATTTGACATCACCTGATTATGTCATCACACTTACTTCTTCGAGTGAGGACATGATCATTGAAAATAACGGAATAGCCGAGTTTACAGCAGTTGTTAGAAACGAAGGATTATTAAATGATACTTATTATGTTGATGTTACTATGTCAGCACCTGCTGGATGGACTGCTGATTTCACAACTCTGAATGGAACATTTCCAATTGGTGTAAGAGATTCAGTTGATGTATTATCAGGAGATACTTTGGTTGTTGATATGTCAGTTTCACCAAATATTTTAAATGGCTTTGGTGACATCACTGTTCAATTTACATCAAAAAATGATCCCAATATTACCGGGAGTTCAAATTTCAGGGTTGTTACAACAACTGGAGTTCCAGGACTTGTAATTGATGCTAGCGGCGAAGGATATGGAGATCTAGTAACTAACGGACTTGAGCAAGAATTTGAATATCCATTTGGTATTGTCTCTCGCGAGGCACTAACTACTTCCGTAGATTTAACAAATTTTACTCTCATCTGTTGGTCATCTGGAAACGCCTATCCAGTCTTGACTGAAGATAATGTGGATGCACTGATATCTTTTCTTGGCAATGGTGGACGATTACTAATTAATGGTCAAAACATTGGAGAAGATATCTTTGATGCTTCTGGTCAAAGTCAGTTCGCACAAAGTTTTTATAACAATTACTTGCATTCAAATTATTTATCTCAATGGGCTCAATCTTTTTCCTTTAATGGTCTTCCAGGCGACCCCATCAGCGATCAATTGAGTTTTCAATTGAATAGTGTTTACGAGAAAGATCCGGATGAATTCATACCATTTGATGCAAATGCGGCTTCGCTATTTAAAGTAGGTGTTAGTTCACGATACAATTCAATAAGAGCTGATGATGGAGTTAATAGAGTAGTATATCTGGGATTTGGACTGGAACAGATTAATGATCAGGCAACTAAAGATAGTATTGTTGCTCGGTCGGTACGTTGGTTGATGAATGGTATCGTTCTTGATAATTCAGATAAAGGAGCGATTATCACATCATATTCTTTGGATCAGAATTATCCGAATCCATTCAATCCTGCAACGACAATTTCGTACTCAATTCCTGAAGAATCACAAGTAAGTCTGAAAATTTATGATGTGATGGGAAGCGAAGTGGCTGAACTGGTTAACGGTAGACAATTAGCAGGAATGTATAATGTCAATTTCGATGCATCGTCTCTTGCTTCAGGAACATATTTCTACAAACTGACGGCAGGAAATTTTGTTTCAGTTAAGAAAATGGTATTAATCAAATAA
- a CDS encoding MBL fold metallo-hydrolase codes for MKIQFYGGARTVTGSQHLLTVNGKKILLECGLFQGRRKDTYDKNKSFGFDPKEIDALILSHAHIDHSGNIPNLVKNGFDGPIYATSATIDLCKIMLKDSAYLQERDVEWLNKKRKNNNHESAEALYTVEDVENSLNNFVPVEYNSATEIFPGTIAFFQDAGHILGSASILLEVEEGGKKIRFGFSGDIGRHEMPIIKDPDYLRDLDVLIMESTYGNRIHTHSDEVEEEVAKVVREVYERRGKIIIPAFAVGRTQLLVYVLHKLFDQNRIPSLPIYVDSPLAVNATNIFRDHPECFDRETNRIFLESGDDPFGFGRLKYISTVDQSKELNDMHEPMIIISASGMAEGGRILHHLANNIHNPKNLVLFVGYAAEHTLARKIMDGMEKVNILGEEHSVKCQIKTMDYFSGHADQNELLDYLSLNPQNRLKNVFLVHGEEEQALPLREKIIQKGYKKADFPMSGEKFVIQGTF; via the coding sequence TTGAAAATTCAATTCTACGGCGGTGCCAGAACTGTTACGGGCTCACAGCATCTTCTTACAGTAAACGGAAAAAAAATTCTTCTTGAGTGCGGATTATTTCAGGGAAGAAGAAAAGACACTTACGATAAGAATAAGAGCTTCGGCTTTGACCCAAAAGAAATTGATGCACTAATTCTTTCACACGCACATATTGATCACAGCGGGAATATTCCCAATCTTGTTAAGAATGGTTTTGACGGTCCGATATATGCAACATCAGCCACAATTGATTTGTGTAAAATTATGCTAAAGGATTCAGCTTATCTTCAGGAAAGGGACGTGGAGTGGCTGAACAAAAAAAGAAAAAATAATAATCATGAATCCGCTGAGGCATTGTATACTGTTGAGGATGTCGAAAATTCACTGAATAATTTTGTCCCGGTTGAATATAATTCTGCAACTGAAATTTTTCCCGGCACAATTGCTTTTTTTCAGGATGCCGGACACATTCTTGGCTCAGCAAGTATTCTGCTTGAAGTTGAAGAAGGAGGAAAGAAAATCCGCTTCGGCTTTTCAGGTGATATTGGAAGACACGAGATGCCCATTATAAAAGATCCTGATTACTTGCGTGATCTGGATGTTTTAATTATGGAAAGCACTTATGGCAACCGTATTCACACTCATTCAGATGAAGTGGAAGAGGAAGTAGCAAAAGTTGTACGTGAAGTTTATGAAAGAAGAGGAAAAATAATTATCCCTGCATTTGCAGTGGGAAGAACTCAACTGCTCGTTTACGTTCTGCATAAATTATTTGATCAGAATAGAATTCCTTCTCTACCAATTTATGTTGATAGTCCATTAGCAGTAAATGCCACAAACATATTCAGAGATCATCCAGAATGTTTCGACAGAGAGACCAACAGAATTTTTCTTGAAAGCGGTGATGATCCGTTTGGTTTTGGCAGACTCAAATACATTTCAACAGTTGATCAATCCAAAGAACTAAATGATATGCATGAGCCGATGATAATAATTTCCGCGTCCGGTATGGCAGAGGGAGGAAGAATTCTACATCACCTTGCGAATAATATTCACAATCCTAAAAATCTGGTTTTATTTGTCGGATATGCTGCTGAGCACACTTTAGCAAGAAAGATAATGGATGGAATGGAAAAAGTGAACATTCTTGGAGAAGAACATTCCGTAAAATGTCAGATAAAAACCATGGATTACTTCAGTGGTCACGCTGATCAAAATGAACTTTTAGACTATCTTAGTCTAAATCCGCAAAATCGATTAAAAAACGTCTTTTTAGTTCATGGCGAAGAAGAGCAAGCCTTGCCGCTTAGAGAAAAAATTATTCAAAAAGGTTACAAAAAAGCAGATTTCCCCATGTCGGGAGAAAAATTTGTGATCCAGGGAACTTTTTAG
- a CDS encoding DNA polymerase II — protein MPESGKQSAKVFILTGEWQDVRGRNILKFVGTSDELGTVEISFGNSPVFFIESKSVISQLSVPFNRKEVELKNFDDKKVDALYFNTQRDLKTAVEELEKTGIKTFESDVDPARRFLMERFINAQVKVEGVFYQKNNLASFTNPKIEPCEFTPKLLVASIDIETGQNNQLYSVAVHLSGKIDEKKVFIVSEKKEKLPAHISTYPDEKELLQNFLRWFNEKDPDIVIGWHVIGFDLMFLENKCRELNISFDIARADGRVSLRQRKPSGYFASVTGRVIIDGPQALRTSFFTFEDYRLETVAQELLAEGKTITAEKNKVEEIERLFAEDKAALAEYNLNDAVLVTNIFQKAGLIELSVRRSQLSGLLMDELGMMTAAFDHFLLPKLHRVGYVAPNVKDLEASEHSAGGYVMDPIPGIYDDVIVLDFKSLYPSIIQTFKIDPYSNLKSEVDTIKTLNNLPFSSTKHFLPEFINHLIEQRNLARKKKDKQLSQAIKILMNSFYGVMGSFGCRFYHPNLPTAITGTGHKLLLGSKEFLAEKGYEVIYGDTDSLFVKLKESEGEHAETVGNKIADDLNNYWSEKIKKEHGLESYLEIEFEKYYRKFILTPARGSETGAKKRYAGLLSDNEKESIEFVGMEFVRSDWPRLAKEFQVELYSRIFNNEEIENWLREVVRKVKDGEYDDKLVYRKRLRKDVDEYTKNIPQHVKAARMLPEASGTVYYVITKRGPIPVELKHTDIDYEHYIEKQLKPIADSVLILLGESFDSIVQSDQLSFF, from the coding sequence ATGCCCGAATCCGGTAAACAATCTGCTAAAGTATTTATTCTTACTGGCGAATGGCAGGATGTTCGTGGAAGAAATATTCTCAAATTTGTTGGTACCTCAGATGAGTTAGGAACAGTGGAGATTAGTTTTGGTAATAGTCCCGTTTTTTTCATCGAAAGTAAATCGGTCATTTCACAACTGTCAGTTCCGTTCAACAGAAAAGAAGTGGAGCTAAAGAATTTCGATGATAAAAAAGTCGATGCCCTTTATTTCAACACTCAAAGAGACTTGAAAACTGCTGTTGAAGAATTGGAGAAGACGGGAATTAAAACATTTGAATCAGATGTTGATCCTGCGAGAAGATTTTTAATGGAAAGATTTATAAATGCACAGGTAAAAGTTGAAGGAGTGTTTTATCAGAAAAATAATCTTGCTTCATTTACAAATCCCAAAATTGAACCATGTGAATTCACGCCTAAATTATTAGTTGCTTCGATCGATATTGAAACCGGTCAGAATAACCAATTGTATTCTGTTGCCGTTCATCTTTCCGGAAAAATTGACGAGAAAAAAGTATTTATAGTTTCTGAAAAGAAGGAAAAGCTTCCAGCTCATATATCAACTTACCCGGATGAAAAAGAACTTCTGCAGAATTTTCTAAGATGGTTTAACGAAAAAGATCCTGATATAGTTATTGGCTGGCATGTAATCGGTTTTGATTTGATGTTTCTTGAAAATAAGTGCAGAGAGTTAAATATTTCATTTGACATTGCTCGTGCCGACGGAAGAGTATCATTACGACAGAGAAAGCCGAGCGGATATTTTGCCTCAGTCACAGGAAGAGTAATCATAGATGGACCGCAAGCACTTCGCACTTCATTTTTTACTTTTGAGGATTACAGACTTGAAACTGTAGCTCAGGAACTACTCGCAGAAGGAAAAACAATAACAGCAGAAAAAAACAAAGTTGAAGAAATTGAAAGATTGTTTGCTGAAGACAAAGCTGCGCTTGCAGAGTACAATTTGAATGATGCGGTGCTTGTAACAAACATTTTCCAAAAAGCGGGATTGATTGAGTTGTCTGTTCGTCGTTCGCAGCTTTCGGGTTTACTAATGGATGAACTTGGTATGATGACCGCAGCATTTGATCATTTTCTTCTTCCAAAACTTCATCGGGTTGGCTATGTTGCACCGAATGTTAAAGATCTTGAAGCATCCGAACATTCTGCAGGCGGATATGTGATGGATCCTATCCCTGGAATTTATGATGATGTTATTGTGCTTGATTTCAAAAGTCTGTATCCATCAATCATTCAAACATTCAAGATCGATCCGTACTCAAATCTTAAATCTGAAGTTGATACGATAAAAACTTTGAACAATCTCCCGTTCTCATCTACAAAACATTTCCTGCCAGAGTTTATAAATCATCTTATTGAGCAAAGAAATCTCGCAAGAAAAAAGAAGGACAAACAGCTTTCGCAGGCAATAAAAATTTTAATGAATAGTTTTTACGGAGTTATGGGTTCGTTCGGTTGCAGGTTTTATCATCCAAATCTTCCGACTGCAATTACGGGAACAGGACACAAATTATTACTCGGTAGCAAAGAGTTTCTTGCCGAAAAAGGATATGAAGTTATTTACGGAGATACCGATTCTCTTTTTGTTAAGCTAAAGGAGAGCGAAGGTGAACATGCTGAAACAGTTGGGAATAAAATTGCCGATGATTTAAATAATTACTGGTCTGAAAAAATTAAAAAGGAACACGGACTCGAATCCTACCTGGAAATTGAATTTGAAAAATATTATCGCAAATTTATTCTAACCCCAGCAAGAGGAAGTGAAACGGGTGCTAAGAAAAGATATGCGGGATTATTATCTGACAATGAAAAAGAATCAATTGAGTTTGTCGGAATGGAATTCGTCCGCTCTGATTGGCCACGACTTGCAAAAGAATTCCAGGTAGAACTTTATAGCAGAATTTTTAACAATGAAGAAATTGAAAACTGGCTTCGGGAAGTAGTGAGAAAAGTTAAAGATGGCGAATACGATGACAAGCTTGTTTACAGAAAAAGATTAAGAAAAGATGTCGATGAATACACAAAAAATATTCCCCAGCACGTCAAAGCAGCAAGAATGCTTCCCGAAGCAAGTGGAACAGTTTACTATGTAATTACCAAACGAGGTCCTATTCCAGTCGAGCTAAAACATACAGATATTGATTATGAGCATTATATCGAAAAGCAACTTAAACCAATTGCTGATTCAGTATTAATATTACTTGGTGAATCATTCGATTCAATTGTTCAATCTGATCAGTTAAGCTTTTTTTGA